From one Deltaproteobacteria bacterium genomic stretch:
- the dusB gene encoding tRNA dihydrouridine synthase DusB yields the protein MQIGPYTLSNPWILAPMAGVSEKPFRIIARNLGAAAALTELVSAKGLFYGSSRTERFLAHDLEEKPFWVQLFGGDPKAMAEGAARAVDLGADIIDINMGCPVKKVTREGAGAALLKDPLRAAKIIQAVTNRVPVPVTAKIRAGWDVHSLNYIEFSRVLIDSGCSVITLHARTCSQGYSGKANWSFITELVAASSIPIIGNGDARTPALARQMFDQTGCAAVMIGRGALGNPWIFQALTAPEVSPQTPNDRWQLIRKHLEAHLEFVGDFKRGVRGFRIHLFWYSHGLCGANEFRRQVNKIDDPVVMQKKATEFFSTAMPVCTNNLNL from the coding sequence ATGCAAATAGGTCCATATACACTTAGCAACCCATGGATTCTTGCACCTATGGCGGGGGTTAGCGAAAAGCCTTTTCGTATTATTGCGCGTAATTTAGGTGCAGCCGCTGCACTAACTGAGTTAGTCAGTGCCAAAGGCTTGTTCTATGGTTCAAGTCGTACAGAACGTTTTTTAGCTCATGATTTAGAAGAGAAGCCATTTTGGGTTCAACTTTTTGGTGGTGATCCGAAAGCGATGGCCGAAGGGGCAGCCCGCGCTGTAGATCTTGGGGCAGATATAATCGATATAAATATGGGTTGCCCAGTAAAAAAAGTCACCCGTGAAGGTGCCGGAGCAGCGCTACTTAAAGACCCCTTGCGAGCAGCAAAAATTATTCAAGCTGTAACCAATAGAGTACCAGTACCAGTAACAGCTAAAATTCGCGCTGGTTGGGATGTTCATTCGTTAAATTATATTGAATTTTCGCGAGTGCTTATCGATTCTGGTTGCTCGGTTATTACACTGCACGCACGTACTTGTTCACAGGGTTATTCAGGTAAAGCCAATTGGTCTTTTATTACTGAACTTGTTGCAGCTTCTAGCATTCCTATTATCGGCAATGGTGATGCCCGCACACCTGCTTTAGCTCGTCAGATGTTTGATCAAACAGGATGTGCTGCAGTGATGATTGGACGTGGTGCCCTTGGTAATCCATGGATTTTTCAAGCGCTAACAGCTCCTGAAGTTTCACCGCAGACTCCCAATGATCGCTGGCAATTAATACGTAAACACTTAGAGGCACATTTGGAGTTTGTTGGTGATTTCAAGCGCGGAGTTCGTGGTTTTCGCATCCACTTATTTTGGTATAGCCATGGATTATGCGGTGCTAATGAATTTCGTCGTCAAGTCAATAAGATAGATGATCCTGTCGTTATGCAAAAAAAAGCTACCGAATTTTTTAGTACAGCAATGCCAGTATGCACTAATAACTTAAATCTATAA